One region of Sphingomonas abietis genomic DNA includes:
- a CDS encoding IS630 family transposase (programmed frameshift), translated as MARPYSNDLRYRVAAAVVSGRSCREVAQTFDVSVSSAVKWSQRLRATGTAAAGKMGGHRKVLLEPHRELVLALLDASPDMTMAMLVADLADHGVVTSTVSVWRLVPSAGKTFKKTLFAVEQERPAIARRRAQWRKYQGRLDPARLVFIDETWAKTNMTPIRGWSERGRKLIGRAPFGKWSTLTFVAALRADRIDAPCVLDGPINGQSFTAWVEQFLVPTLAPGDVVIMDNLGSHKGPRVRKAIRTAGAKLLFLPPYSPDLNPIEQVFAKLKLMLRRAAERSTEDTWRRIGSLLDRFPPDECAAYIRNSGYASI; from the exons ATGGCGAGACCCTATTCCAATGATCTTCGTTACCGGGTTGCCGCAGCAGTGGTGTCGGGACGGTCCTGCCGGGAGGTCGCTCAAACCTTCGACGTGAGCGTCTCGAGTGCGGTAAAATGGTCGCAGCGTCTACGAGCGACGGGGACGGCCGCAGCAGGCAAGATGGGCGGCCATCGCAAGGTGCTGCTCGAGCCGCATCGGGAGCTGGTTCTGGCCCTGCTGGATGCGTCACCCGACATGACGATGGCTATGCTCGTGGCCGATCTGGCTGACCATGGCGTCGTTACGAGCACGGTGTCGGTATGGCGCCTGGTCCCGTCGGCCGGAAAGACGTTC AAAAAAACTCTGTTCGCCGTCGAGCAAGAGCGGCCAGCGATCGCGCGAAGGCGAGCGCAGTGGCGGAAATATCAGGGCCGGCTTGATCCAGCGCGTCTCGTCTTCATCGACGAGACCTGGGCCAAGACGAACATGACGCCGATCAGAGGCTGGAGCGAACGCGGGCGCAAGCTCATCGGCCGGGCACCTTTTGGTAAATGGTCGACGCTGACGTTCGTGGCCGCGCTTCGCGCCGACCGGATCGACGCCCCCTGCGTGCTTGACGGGCCGATCAATGGCCAGAGCTTCACAGCTTGGGTCGAGCAGTTCCTGGTGCCGACGCTCGCGCCGGGCGACGTTGTTATCATGGACAATCTGGGCAGCCACAAAGGGCCCAGGGTCCGCAAAGCGATACGAACAGCCGGCGCAAAGCTGCTCTTCCTGCCGCCTTACTCGCCCGACCTGAACCCCATCGAACAGGTCTTCGCCAAGCTGAAACTCATGCTCAGGCGAGCCGCGGAGCGCTCCACCGAGGACACCTGGCGCCGCATCGGCTCGCTACTCGATCGTTTCCCGCCAGACGAGTGCGCCGCCTACATCCGAAACTCCGGATACGCTTCCATCTAA